The region TCCGTTTGTGAATCTCGGGGTGGGCAGTTTTAACCAGACAAAATGGGAAGCCGGGTTCAGCGGTGCCCAATCTGGATGGGACTATGCGTTGAGTGTGGGCCGTGAGGACAGTGATGGTTTCAACACCCGTCCTGATTTGGTTCATAAGCCTGATCATGAGGCCAGTTCACGTCAAAGTGGCAGTTTGAACCTGGGTTACCAGTTGTCTTCATCGCACCGGCTTGAATTGACCGCGCTGGACAGCACCTTGGAAACCCAATACGTGCCATGGGGTGGTGGCACAGACATCAATGTCAAAAGCCATTTGAGTACGTCGGCGTTGAGTTGGCGTGCACAGTGGACAGATGTCTACAGCACCCGTTTGAGTCTGTCGCAAAGTCAGATGGACAGAACCGATAACGCCCCCAACGACTTCAAAACCAATTTGCAAACGGTGCTGTTTGAAAATAATGTCCGTTTGGGCAAAGGCATGTTGACGGCCGTCCTGGAAGAGCGCCGTGATGATTTTGATGCCAAGGCCACCACATGGGACCCGGCTTTTAAAGGGTCACGCACACAAAACGCGGTGGCTCTGGGCTATGGGGCCAACTACGGCCAACACGCCGTGCAGATCAATCTGCGCCAGGACAATGACAGCTTGTTCACCTCCAAATCAACCGGTGCACTGGCTTATGCCTACAGCTTTGCGCCCCATTGGCGTGCCAATGTGTCTACCGGAACAGCTTTTCGGGTGCCGACACTGGAGCAGGTGTATGGCCCGTATGGAGATACCAAGCTGGCACCTGAATCCAACCAAAACCACGAGGTGGGTGTCAGCTATGCCACCGCTGTGCGCACAGTCAAGGCGGTGGTGTACCGCAATGATGTCTCCAACCTGATCAGCTCCAGTCAGACACTCAGTAGCTGCTCTGCTGGCTTCTTTTGTTATTACAACGTTGGTCAGGCCAGCATTCAGGGGGTGACCCTCAGCGGAACACAACGGCTTGGCCCTTATGAAATGCGCGCATCGCTGGATACGCTGGATCCCATCAATAGCGTGACCGGCAAGACACTTAGCCTGCGTGCCCGCAAAACACTGATGCTGGGTGTGGATCGTCGTGTGGCCACATGGCACCTGGGTGGCGAAGTACAGGCGGTAGGTGAGCGTTTTGACAATGCTGCCAACACCGTTGTGTTGCCGGGTTATGCGTTGCTGAACCTGAATGCCAGCCAACAGATGAGCAAAGATTGGCAACTGGTGATGCGACTGGACAATGCTGCTGATGTCAAATACCAGCAAGTGGGTCAAATGGCCACCGCCGGGCGAAGTTTTTATCTGGGCTTGCAGTGGCAACCGCGTTGAGGGTTTTGTGAAACCACTTTTATCTGCAGACACCCTGGGCCCGCAGCGCATCGTCTGCCTGACCGAGGAAACCACGGAGTGGTTGTACTTGTTGGGGCAGGAGCACCGCATTGTGGGTATCTCTGGCTACACCGTGCGGCCACGTCGGGCACGCGCTGAAAAGCCCAGAGTAAGCGCCTTCACCAGCGCCAAGCTGGACAAAATCCTGGCGCTGCAGCCCGACTGCGTGCTGGGTTTTTCGGACATGCAGGCCGATATTGCCAGCAGTCTGATCCGCTCCGGGGTGCAGGTGACGGTATTTAATCAGCGTAGCGTGGCCGAGATTTTCGATGTGTTGTACCAAGTGGCGGCGATGGTAGGTCAGGCTGAGCAGGGTGTGGCATTGCTTCAAAATATGAAGCACTCCATGCTTGAAATACAAGCACTAGCGGCCAAATTGACCCGCAGACCCAAAATTTATTTTGAAGAATGGGACACACCACACATCAGCGCCATCCGCTGGGTGTCGGAGCTGATTGGCGTGGCTGGGGGTGATGATATTTTTCCTGAACTGGCGGCGCAGTCTTTGGGCAAACATCGGATCATTGCCGATGCCAACGTGATCATCCAGCGCAACCCCGATATCATCATCGGCTCATGGTGTGGCAAGAAGTTCAACCGGGAGCAGGTGGCCGCACGACCCGGCTGGAGTGCGGTGGCCGCCGTCAAGACAGGGCATATTTTTGAAATCAAATCGGCCGACATCCTGCAGCCAGGCCCGGCTGCGTTGACCGATGGTGTGGCAGCGCTGCACCAAATCGTGATGGACTGGAGCCGACATGAACCAATGTGGTCTTCCATACCTTGAGAAAGGCCAGATGATGTTGGCGCGCTGGATGGTTTGTATGCTGGTGCTGAGCATGTACGGTATGGGCGCTGCACATGCCCTGCAAGTCACGGATGAGCGGGGGATTTCGGTTCATTTCACCCAGCCGCCACAGCGCATCGTCAGCCTGTTGCCGTCCCTGACCGAAACGGTGTGTGAACTGGGGCAGTGCGCCCTGTTGGTGGGTGTGGATCGTTATTCAAATTACCCTGACCGCGTCAAAAAGTTGCCGCAAGTTGGGGGTGGTCTGGACCCCAACATCGAGGCCATTGTGGCCCTGAAGCCGGATCTGGTGCTCATGGCCACCTCTTCACGGTTTGGTGATCGGCTGCAATCGTTGGGTATCAAGGTGTTGGCCCTGGAGCCCAAAACCCATGCGGATGTGAAGCGTGTGCTGGAGAAAGTTGGCCAAGTGCTGGCAGTTCAGGATGCGGCACGTGTCTGGCGTGTGATCGACGCGGCCACCTCTGCGGCGGCGCAGTCCATTCCTCACACTGCCACGCCGATACGGGTTTACTTTGAGGCCAATTCCGGTCCCTATGGTGCCAGCGAGTCCTCCTTTATTGGTGAAACCCTGACCCGCCTCGGTGTCAAAAATATTCTTCCAGCGGCGCTCGGGCCGTTTCCCAAGCTCAACCCCGAGTACATCGTGCGGGCCAACCCGGATGTGATCATGATGGGGCAGCGCAGTGTGGACAACCTGGAACAGCGCCCAGGCTGGCAAGGCATGCGAGCGGTGCGTGCGCATCGGGTGTGTGTGTTCAGCGCCGAGCAGTCGGACATTCTGGTGCGCCCCGGCCCGCGTATGGCTGAAGGTGCGCGACTGATGGCGCAGTGTTTGAACGACAAAATAGAGAGCGATCAACGGTGAATCTGCGTCAAGCGTCCTATCTGGGTTGGGTCTTGCTGCTGATGGCGGCGTTGCTGGCGGCTTTGGGCGTCTGCGTGGGCAGTGCCGGGTTTGAGAATCTGATCACGCCCTTGTTGCATCCGGCCCAGGACCCCGATCAAACCGCCATGGCTCGGCAAATCATCTGGGACATTCGCCTGCCGCGCACGCTGGGGGCCTGGGCTGCGGGAGCCTTGCTGGGGCTGGCCGGTGCGCTGGCGCAGGGCTTGTTTCGCAATCCGCTGGCCGACCCGTTTTTGCTGGGCAGTGCGTCTGGTGCGTCGCTTGGGGTGGCGCTGGTGCTGGCCGCCATGGGCGGCGCTGGAGGCATGTTGGGGGGGGGCGGGATGATGGCTGATGGCATGGCGTTTTCGGTCTTCGGCACCGGCTGGCTGGTACGCCTGGGGCTGACCGGGGCCGCATTCGGCGGCGCGGTGCTGGCCGTGTTTTTGACACTGGCGCTTTCCAACGGTGTGCAACACACCTTGCGTCTGCTGCTGGCGGGCGTGGTGGTGGGTGTGGTGCTTGGGGCCATGACACACCTGGTGCTGATCTGGTCACCCGAGTCGCTGCAGGCCATGCAGGCGTTTATGCTGGGTTCCACCGCGTTTGTTGGCTGGACAGCGTGTGTGGTGATGGCCGCTGTCTGGCTGCTGAGCAGTGTGGCTGGCGCTTTGCTGGCGCGCTTGCTTGATGGTTTGAGTCTGGGCGAAGCCACCGCGCACAGCCTGGGCTTGCCGCTAACCTCCATGCGCCTGGCGCTGGTGGCTGTGCTAGCGCTGGCTACTGGCGCGGCGGTGGCACAAACCGGCTTGATTGCCTTTGTGGGGCTGGCTGCGCCGCACCTGGTGCGCTCGGTGGTCAAAACCACGCATAGCCTTTTGATTCTGCTCTCCAGCCTGATGGGTGGTGTGCTGCTGATGGCCGCCGATACATTGGCGCGCTGGCTGATCGCACCGCAAGAACTGCCGGTGGGTGTGCTTACCGCCGTGCTGGGTGGTGGCTATTTGTTGTGGCTGATGCATCGTGGCACACGGGGTGGTGGAGCAGTGCTATGACTTCAATAGCTATTAACGCAAGCGCAATAAGGGCTAGTATCGGAAATGTCGAGATATTGCACGATGTGTCACTGGCTCTGCCGCAAGGGCGTTGGACCAGCATTGTTGGCCCCAACGGTGCGGGCAAATCCACCTTGCTCAAAGTGCTGGCCGGGCTGTTGCCATACCAGGGCAGCGTGGAGTTGCTGAACCAGTCGCTGACCCGTACACCGGCCAGATTACGGGCCAAGCGCCTGGCGTGGCTGGGGCAAAACGAGTCAGCGGCGGACGA is a window of Rhodoferax lithotrophicus DNA encoding:
- a CDS encoding TonB-dependent receptor domain-containing protein, producing the protein MSFLAVMAAFPVLAQSQVATLKDVVVTASRVQQPVTDVVADISLIDRTEIDRLGVTSVAQLLARLPGLQTIASSDSNSVYIRGADARMTALYVDGVRVDSQDGLRLGGGAPWELVPLNQIDRIEVLRGPASAVYGSDAMGGVIQIFTRRGEAGFSPFVNLGVGSFNQTKWEAGFSGAQSGWDYALSVGREDSDGFNTRPDLVHKPDHEASSRQSGSLNLGYQLSSSHRLELTALDSTLETQYVPWGGGTDINVKSHLSTSALSWRAQWTDVYSTRLSLSQSQMDRTDNAPNDFKTNLQTVLFENNVRLGKGMLTAVLEERRDDFDAKATTWDPAFKGSRTQNAVALGYGANYGQHAVQINLRQDNDSLFTSKSTGALAYAYSFAPHWRANVSTGTAFRVPTLEQVYGPYGDTKLAPESNQNHEVGVSYATAVRTVKAVVYRNDVSNLISSSQTLSSCSAGFFCYYNVGQASIQGVTLSGTQRLGPYEMRASLDTLDPINSVTGKTLSLRARKTLMLGVDRRVATWHLGGEVQAVGERFDNAANTVVLPGYALLNLNASQQMSKDWQLVMRLDNAADVKYQQVGQMATAGRSFYLGLQWQPR
- a CDS encoding ABC transporter substrate-binding protein → MKPLLSADTLGPQRIVCLTEETTEWLYLLGQEHRIVGISGYTVRPRRARAEKPRVSAFTSAKLDKILALQPDCVLGFSDMQADIASSLIRSGVQVTVFNQRSVAEIFDVLYQVAAMVGQAEQGVALLQNMKHSMLEIQALAAKLTRRPKIYFEEWDTPHISAIRWVSELIGVAGGDDIFPELAAQSLGKHRIIADANVIIQRNPDIIIGSWCGKKFNREQVAARPGWSAVAAVKTGHIFEIKSADILQPGPAALTDGVAALHQIVMDWSRHEPMWSSIP
- a CDS encoding ABC transporter substrate-binding protein, which translates into the protein MLARWMVCMLVLSMYGMGAAHALQVTDERGISVHFTQPPQRIVSLLPSLTETVCELGQCALLVGVDRYSNYPDRVKKLPQVGGGLDPNIEAIVALKPDLVLMATSSRFGDRLQSLGIKVLALEPKTHADVKRVLEKVGQVLAVQDAARVWRVIDAATSAAAQSIPHTATPIRVYFEANSGPYGASESSFIGETLTRLGVKNILPAALGPFPKLNPEYIVRANPDVIMMGQRSVDNLEQRPGWQGMRAVRAHRVCVFSAEQSDILVRPGPRMAEGARLMAQCLNDKIESDQR
- a CDS encoding FecCD family ABC transporter permease; amino-acid sequence: MAALLAALGVCVGSAGFENLITPLLHPAQDPDQTAMARQIIWDIRLPRTLGAWAAGALLGLAGALAQGLFRNPLADPFLLGSASGASLGVALVLAAMGGAGGMLGGGGMMADGMAFSVFGTGWLVRLGLTGAAFGGAVLAVFLTLALSNGVQHTLRLLLAGVVVGVVLGAMTHLVLIWSPESLQAMQAFMLGSTAFVGWTACVVMAAVWLLSSVAGALLARLLDGLSLGEATAHSLGLPLTSMRLALVAVLALATGAAVAQTGLIAFVGLAAPHLVRSVVKTTHSLLILLSSLMGGVLLMAADTLARWLIAPQELPVGVLTAVLGGGYLLWLMHRGTRGGGAVL